One Glycine max cultivar Williams 82 chromosome 4, Glycine_max_v4.0, whole genome shotgun sequence DNA segment encodes these proteins:
- the LOC100781339 gene encoding uncharacterized protein At4g26450 isoform X1 produces the protein MQARQRSPRGFYASEYRQQRDGGLGRGRRGGGACGSDIFVEAGRLAAEYLVSQGQLPPNALPPPKWQNHKTPAEGGRQSALARLGSADGRRKLGGFDEFGQKGGRRRGSFSRSNGMDWGREYRRNGSWSDRFRGGAVDVRDGEDDDYESGGFSVRHQDEEDQHQYQQQQHQNSVDDASMKSNSNLNEFAPRSEDGGDLNDKDGDKERVNAELMGVKQSGIGKDVSDVDMEVGVGNDLESVSVGVKEVKDGSGGDDDSERLRNVSDQWSDQENSSSGGVVADLVSLCKSVKVPTRTRSSVTRKNLKAGNNGDRSGTAQDVGDLQGAEEVVPENESVKGSSSGDLLGEKSYDIVYVDVDVAEVEPVHATEDVKELDAVCKAEEVLSLGCQSGQDRGFMQDTNQESGATLPGYGGCSSLAEEHGEKRVAENDDDVREDNKKLREWVPSLVPKTGGGGYFLHSNPIEVKESSGEDEISHIDKVTIASDQGRLMSSGSQFTEGDRPFLQCSEEKPSLPSSFRTCDLNLIEASEVHENHVDHPVLLYPPAVSETKKAVPIDIDLTMSHASVSGKFNTHATNGKEIEVIDLENDDSIQEEKSINSMDRKTETMFPGLEGFSNHAQNAADMHDVQDGYGLMISELLGPDFPNCTSVPGDINSVHNEMSLHGGTGTLAEDDSIYMSLGELSFLRPWEQPPSQDYQKHF, from the exons ATGCAGGCGAGACAACGGAGTCCGCGAGGGTTTTACGCGTCGGAGTACCGCCAGCAGCGTGACGGGGGGCTGGGAAGAGGCCGGAGAGGCGGAGGTGCCTGTGGCAGCGACATTTTCGTCGAGGCAGGGCGACTCGCGGCAGAGTATTTGGTCTCCCAGGGGCAGCTGCCGCCCAACGCGCTGCCGCCGCCCAAGTGGCAGAACCACAAGACTCCGGCAGAGGGCGGGCGGCAGTCGGCGCTGGCGCGGCTCGGGAGTGCTGACGGGAGGAGGAAATTGGGTGGGTTTGATGAGTTCGGGCAGAAGGGGGGGAGGAGGAGGGGGAGTTTCAGCAGGAGCAATGGGATGGATTGGGGGAGAGAGTATAGGAGGAACGGTTCTTGGTCTGATAGGTTTCGCGGAGGTGCCGTGGATGTTAGGGATGGTGAGGATGATGATTATGAGAGTGGTGGATTTAGTGTTAGACACCAGGATGAGGAGGATCAGCACCAGTACCAGCAGCAGCAGCATCAGAATAGTGTTGATGATGCTTCCATGAAATCAAATTCGAATTTGAATGAATTTGCGCCGAGGAGTGAGGATGGTGGTGATTTGAATGATAAGGATGGGGATAAGGAGAGGGTGAATGCTGAATTGATGGGGGTGAAGCAGAGTGGTATAGGGAAAGATGTGAGTGATGTGGATATGGAGGTTGGTGTTGGAAATGATTTGGAGAGTGTGAGCGTTGGGGTTAAGGAGGTGAAGGATGGGAGTGGTGGCGATGATGATAGTGAGAGATTGAGGAATGTGTCTGATCAGTGGAGTGATCAGGAGAATAGTAGCTCTGGCGGGGTTGTTGCTGATTTGGTTTCTTTGTGCAAGTCTGTTAAGGTGCCCACCAGGACGCGCTCTTCGGTTACGCGCAAGAATTTGAAGGCTGGGAATAATGGAGATAGGAGTGGGACTGCACAAGATGTTGGGGATCTTCAAGGAGCTGAGGAAGTGGTGCCTGAAAATGAGTCTGTTAAAGGCTCCTCATCGGGTGATTTGCTAGGTGAGAAAAGTTATGATATAGTATATGTTGACGTAGATGTTGCCGAGGTAGAACCTGTTCATGCTACTGAGGATGTGAAAGAATTAGATGCTGTGTGTAAAGCCGAGGAAGTTCTATCTTTAGGATGCCAATCTGGTCAGGATAGAGGTTTTATGCAGGATACCAACCAAGAGTCTGGTGCTACACTACCGGGGTATGGAGGTTGCAGTTCCTTGGCTGAGGAACATGGTGAAAAACGTGTTGccgaaaatgatgatgatgtgagGGAGGACAACAAGAAGCTGAGAGAATGGGTGCCTTCCCTTGTTCCTAAGACTGGGGGTGGGGGGTACTTTCTGCATAGTAACCCAATTGAAGTGAAAGAGAGCTCAGGAGAAGATGAAATTTCACATATTGACAAAGTGACTATAGCTTCTGATCAGGGGAGACTGATGAGTAGTGGTTCTCAGTTCACAGAAGGAGATAGACCCTTTCTTCAATGTTCAGAGGAGAAGCCTTCTTTGCCGAGTTCGTTTAGAACTTGTGATCTGAATCTCATTGAAGCGTCTGAAGTGCATGAAAATCATGTTGATCATCCAGTTCTGCTGTACCCCCCTGCGGTTTCTGAAACAAAGAAAGCTGTGCCAATTGACATAGATCTGACCATGAGTCATGCTAGTGTATCAGGGAAATTCAATACTCATGCAACAAATGGCAAAGAGATTGAAGTAATTGATTTAGAAAATGATGATTCCATTCAAGAAGAGAAGTCAATCAACAGTATGGATAGAAA GACAGAGACTATGTTTCCTGGCCTTGAAGGTTTTTCCAACCATGCTCAAAATGCTGCTGACATGCATGATGTTCAGGATGGATATGGGCTTATGATATCAGAGTTGCTTGGGCCAGATTTCCCTAACTGTACTTCAGTACCTGGTGACATAAACTCTGTGCACAATGAAATGAGCCTTCATGGTGGAACG GGGACACTTGCTGAGGATGATTCCATATATATGTCACTTGGAGAACTAA GCTTTTTGCGGCCATGGGAGCAACCTCCATCGCAGGATTATCAGAAACACTTTTGA
- the LOC100781339 gene encoding uncharacterized protein At4g26450 isoform X2 encodes MQARQRSPRGFYASEYRQQRDGGLGRGRRGGGACGSDIFVEAGRLAAEYLVSQGQLPPNALPPPKWQNHKTPAEGGRQSALARLGSADGRRKLGGFDEFGQKGGRRRGSFSRSNGMDWGREYRRNGSWSDRFRGGAVDVRDGEDDDYESGGFSVRHQDEEDQHQYQQQQHQNSVDDASMKSNSNLNEFAPRSEDGGDLNDKDGDKERVNAELMGVKQSGIGKDVSDVDMEVGVGNDLESVSVGVKEVKDGSGGDDDSERLRNVSDQWSDQENSSSGGVVADLVSLCKSVKVPTRTRSSVTRKNLKAGNNGDRSGTAQDVGDLQGAEEVVPENESVKGSSSGDLLGEKSYDIVYVDVDVAEVEPVHATEDVKELDAVCKAEEVLSLGCQSGQDRGFMQDTNQESGATLPGYGGCSSLAEEHGEKRVAENDDDVREDNKKLREWVPSLVPKTGGGGYFLHSNPIEVKESSGEDEISHIDKVTIASDQGRLMSSGSQFTEGDRPFLQCSEEKPSLPSSFRTCDLNLIEASEVHENHVDHPVLLYPPAVSETKKAVPIDIDLTMSHASVSGKFNTHATNGKEIEVIDLENDDSIQEEKSINSMDRKTETMFPGLEGFSNHAQNAADMHDVQDGYGLMISELLGPDFPNCTSVPGDINSVHNEMSLHGGTGTLAEDDSIYMSLGELSMPDFY; translated from the exons ATGCAGGCGAGACAACGGAGTCCGCGAGGGTTTTACGCGTCGGAGTACCGCCAGCAGCGTGACGGGGGGCTGGGAAGAGGCCGGAGAGGCGGAGGTGCCTGTGGCAGCGACATTTTCGTCGAGGCAGGGCGACTCGCGGCAGAGTATTTGGTCTCCCAGGGGCAGCTGCCGCCCAACGCGCTGCCGCCGCCCAAGTGGCAGAACCACAAGACTCCGGCAGAGGGCGGGCGGCAGTCGGCGCTGGCGCGGCTCGGGAGTGCTGACGGGAGGAGGAAATTGGGTGGGTTTGATGAGTTCGGGCAGAAGGGGGGGAGGAGGAGGGGGAGTTTCAGCAGGAGCAATGGGATGGATTGGGGGAGAGAGTATAGGAGGAACGGTTCTTGGTCTGATAGGTTTCGCGGAGGTGCCGTGGATGTTAGGGATGGTGAGGATGATGATTATGAGAGTGGTGGATTTAGTGTTAGACACCAGGATGAGGAGGATCAGCACCAGTACCAGCAGCAGCAGCATCAGAATAGTGTTGATGATGCTTCCATGAAATCAAATTCGAATTTGAATGAATTTGCGCCGAGGAGTGAGGATGGTGGTGATTTGAATGATAAGGATGGGGATAAGGAGAGGGTGAATGCTGAATTGATGGGGGTGAAGCAGAGTGGTATAGGGAAAGATGTGAGTGATGTGGATATGGAGGTTGGTGTTGGAAATGATTTGGAGAGTGTGAGCGTTGGGGTTAAGGAGGTGAAGGATGGGAGTGGTGGCGATGATGATAGTGAGAGATTGAGGAATGTGTCTGATCAGTGGAGTGATCAGGAGAATAGTAGCTCTGGCGGGGTTGTTGCTGATTTGGTTTCTTTGTGCAAGTCTGTTAAGGTGCCCACCAGGACGCGCTCTTCGGTTACGCGCAAGAATTTGAAGGCTGGGAATAATGGAGATAGGAGTGGGACTGCACAAGATGTTGGGGATCTTCAAGGAGCTGAGGAAGTGGTGCCTGAAAATGAGTCTGTTAAAGGCTCCTCATCGGGTGATTTGCTAGGTGAGAAAAGTTATGATATAGTATATGTTGACGTAGATGTTGCCGAGGTAGAACCTGTTCATGCTACTGAGGATGTGAAAGAATTAGATGCTGTGTGTAAAGCCGAGGAAGTTCTATCTTTAGGATGCCAATCTGGTCAGGATAGAGGTTTTATGCAGGATACCAACCAAGAGTCTGGTGCTACACTACCGGGGTATGGAGGTTGCAGTTCCTTGGCTGAGGAACATGGTGAAAAACGTGTTGccgaaaatgatgatgatgtgagGGAGGACAACAAGAAGCTGAGAGAATGGGTGCCTTCCCTTGTTCCTAAGACTGGGGGTGGGGGGTACTTTCTGCATAGTAACCCAATTGAAGTGAAAGAGAGCTCAGGAGAAGATGAAATTTCACATATTGACAAAGTGACTATAGCTTCTGATCAGGGGAGACTGATGAGTAGTGGTTCTCAGTTCACAGAAGGAGATAGACCCTTTCTTCAATGTTCAGAGGAGAAGCCTTCTTTGCCGAGTTCGTTTAGAACTTGTGATCTGAATCTCATTGAAGCGTCTGAAGTGCATGAAAATCATGTTGATCATCCAGTTCTGCTGTACCCCCCTGCGGTTTCTGAAACAAAGAAAGCTGTGCCAATTGACATAGATCTGACCATGAGTCATGCTAGTGTATCAGGGAAATTCAATACTCATGCAACAAATGGCAAAGAGATTGAAGTAATTGATTTAGAAAATGATGATTCCATTCAAGAAGAGAAGTCAATCAACAGTATGGATAGAAA GACAGAGACTATGTTTCCTGGCCTTGAAGGTTTTTCCAACCATGCTCAAAATGCTGCTGACATGCATGATGTTCAGGATGGATATGGGCTTATGATATCAGAGTTGCTTGGGCCAGATTTCCCTAACTGTACTTCAGTACCTGGTGACATAAACTCTGTGCACAATGAAATGAGCCTTCATGGTGGAACG GGGACACTTGCTGAGGATGATTCCATATATATGTCACTTGGAGAACTAAGTATGCCAGATTTTTATTAa